A single Novipirellula galeiformis DNA region contains:
- a CDS encoding PVC-type heme-binding CxxCH protein produces the protein MAAEKHANFESSMHRLIFFHVVLLLAVDDRGLPAEELPRVPPTAAAAAEQTIELQAGFRAELIAAEPMVTDPIAMKYDENGSAYVIEMNDYPYSNKSHDQAWQTQTSEPMGRVRFLEDTDGDGKFDKSTVFADRLSWPTGVALWKGGIYVLATPDVWYLKDTDGDGRADVRRKVFTGFRKYNVQAVMNNPLWGLDHEIYTAGASNGGEITAIRSVEQGETSAQASPAAVIRRSDFRFDPRQERFEPVSGGARFGHAQDDWGNRFLTDIRNPVQHVLFPAHYLHRNPFLRAPHVLQDVVPSGDSLAVFQISPPEAWRAINAQRLAADDTKKSPFDSTVPKGYVTSSSGVTIYRGHAYPEEFYGNAFIGEVAGNLVMRYRIEADGVTFQGERAHQKAEFLASTDNWFRPVNFINAPDGTLHVLDMYRETIEHPWSMPDDLKAQVDLTSGKDRGRIYRLVPPRYREGFVKPPVPRLGTASTKELIAELANPNSWWRETAHRLLFERQDLSQVSLLKKMLREHEMPVTRVHALWTLEGLESLSTADLVAAIKDPAAGVREHAIRLAERRLPQAPSLVPLIVDAAGDDARRVRFQAAFTLGEIEDPRVVAALAQLARRDANDPLMQTAVMSSVSRSVEPLLKIFLQDRSFSESSSGLEMISQLALMIGSKAELAVVNEFLSALSQSTATVKVAMLKNLAAGLRRAKRDLSEIISDPSHSSGPLVAAFLEASNANALDASLPQSQRLDAIALLGYDRFERAKPTLEKLLSIQHPPELQMAAVAALTSTARSDVAAILLDRFPALTPSVQAEVVNQLLQRTLWIPIVLDAVGAGTVPANLVSPNRRAAYLRSSQQEIRQRAVKVFSEDQPHSRKDVLDKYQAALALSGDAERGAPLFLKNCANCHRFGDLGFDVGPNLATIQNRSASQLLVNILDPSREVSPNFLEYNVLSVDGRISSGMIAAENANSITLRQAEGVETTIQRVEIEELRSSGKSLMPEGIEQTIDAQGMADLITYLLSLGQAP, from the coding sequence ATGGCTGCCGAGAAACATGCTAATTTTGAGAGTTCGATGCATCGCTTGATCTTTTTCCATGTGGTTTTGTTGCTCGCCGTTGACGACCGTGGGTTGCCCGCCGAAGAGCTACCACGCGTGCCTCCCACTGCTGCTGCGGCAGCTGAGCAAACCATCGAGTTACAAGCTGGTTTTCGTGCCGAGTTGATTGCGGCCGAGCCGATGGTGACGGACCCGATTGCGATGAAGTATGACGAGAACGGTTCGGCGTACGTGATTGAGATGAACGACTATCCGTACTCGAATAAATCCCATGATCAAGCGTGGCAAACACAAACCTCCGAGCCGATGGGACGAGTTCGCTTTCTAGAAGATACCGATGGTGATGGAAAATTCGACAAATCCACCGTCTTTGCCGATCGCCTTTCTTGGCCTACCGGAGTCGCGTTATGGAAAGGGGGGATCTACGTGCTGGCGACTCCTGACGTCTGGTACTTGAAAGATACCGACGGAGATGGTCGGGCCGATGTTCGCAGGAAGGTCTTTACCGGTTTTCGCAAATACAATGTCCAAGCCGTGATGAATAACCCGTTGTGGGGACTTGATCACGAAATCTATACAGCCGGGGCGAGCAATGGAGGAGAGATCACAGCAATCCGCTCGGTGGAGCAAGGGGAGACGTCGGCACAGGCTTCGCCCGCCGCAGTGATCCGCCGTAGCGATTTTCGCTTTGATCCAAGACAGGAACGATTTGAACCCGTCTCCGGTGGAGCGCGGTTTGGGCATGCCCAGGACGATTGGGGCAATCGCTTTTTGACCGACATTCGCAACCCGGTTCAACATGTTCTCTTTCCAGCCCATTATCTCCATCGCAATCCTTTTCTCCGCGCCCCGCATGTGCTGCAGGATGTCGTCCCCTCGGGCGATAGCCTTGCCGTCTTTCAGATCAGTCCTCCGGAAGCTTGGCGTGCCATCAATGCGCAGCGGTTGGCTGCAGATGACACAAAAAAATCGCCATTCGATTCGACGGTTCCCAAAGGATACGTGACATCCTCAAGTGGAGTCACGATCTATCGAGGGCACGCCTATCCAGAAGAATTCTATGGCAACGCCTTCATCGGAGAAGTGGCGGGGAATCTGGTCATGCGTTACCGGATCGAAGCCGATGGAGTGACGTTCCAGGGTGAACGGGCTCATCAAAAGGCCGAGTTTCTGGCTTCCACGGACAATTGGTTTCGGCCGGTCAATTTCATCAATGCACCCGATGGAACGCTGCATGTACTCGATATGTATCGTGAAACGATTGAGCATCCCTGGTCGATGCCGGATGATTTGAAAGCTCAGGTCGATTTAACATCCGGAAAAGATCGTGGCCGGATCTATCGCTTGGTTCCCCCACGCTATCGTGAAGGATTTGTCAAACCTCCGGTTCCACGACTGGGAACCGCCAGCACAAAGGAGTTGATCGCTGAGCTTGCCAATCCTAATTCCTGGTGGCGCGAGACCGCGCACCGATTGCTGTTTGAGCGGCAAGACCTCAGCCAGGTCTCGCTACTGAAAAAAATGCTTCGCGAACACGAGATGCCGGTCACGCGAGTCCATGCACTTTGGACGCTGGAGGGGTTGGAGTCTCTCTCAACCGCAGATTTGGTAGCGGCGATCAAAGATCCGGCCGCCGGCGTTCGAGAGCATGCGATTCGTCTGGCCGAGCGGCGATTACCCCAGGCACCGAGTCTGGTGCCGTTGATCGTGGACGCGGCCGGCGATGATGCTAGACGAGTTCGGTTCCAAGCGGCATTCACTCTGGGTGAAATCGAGGACCCTCGTGTCGTTGCCGCCCTTGCACAACTGGCCCGCCGGGATGCGAACGATCCGTTGATGCAAACGGCGGTGATGAGTTCCGTGTCTCGATCGGTGGAGCCTCTGCTTAAGATTTTCTTACAAGATCGCTCGTTCTCGGAGTCCAGCTCAGGATTGGAAATGATTTCGCAACTGGCTTTGATGATCGGTTCGAAAGCAGAGTTGGCTGTTGTGAACGAGTTTCTCTCGGCCCTTTCGCAGTCCACTGCGACGGTAAAAGTGGCAATGCTGAAGAATTTGGCGGCAGGATTGCGACGAGCCAAACGAGATTTAAGTGAAATCATCAGTGACCCCTCTCACTCAAGTGGACCACTGGTTGCGGCGTTTTTGGAGGCGTCAAACGCCAACGCTCTCGACGCTTCGCTGCCGCAATCGCAACGTCTCGATGCGATTGCGTTGCTCGGCTACGATCGGTTTGAACGTGCAAAACCAACGCTCGAAAAACTGCTTAGCATTCAACATCCACCCGAGCTGCAAATGGCTGCGGTCGCTGCGTTGACGAGTACGGCTCGCTCGGATGTCGCTGCGATCTTGCTTGACCGATTCCCGGCGCTCACACCGAGTGTGCAAGCGGAGGTTGTGAACCAATTGTTGCAGCGCACCCTATGGATTCCCATCGTTTTAGATGCCGTGGGCGCGGGCACGGTACCCGCGAATCTTGTTTCTCCGAATCGTCGTGCGGCTTACCTGCGAAGTTCTCAGCAAGAGATTCGGCAGCGTGCCGTCAAAGTGTTCTCCGAAGACCAGCCTCATTCGCGTAAAGACGTTCTCGACAAGTACCAAGCGGCGTTGGCGTTAAGCGGGGATGCCGAGCGTGGAGCACCTCTCTTTCTAAAGAATTGTGCGAACTGTCATCGCTTTGGCGATCTTGGGTTTGACGTTGGCCCCAATCTAGCCACGATCCAAAATCGTTCTGCCTCGCAATTGCTGGTAAACATTCTTGATCCCAGTCGAGAGGTCAGCCCGAATTTCCTCGAATACAATGTGCTCTCGGTCGACGGGCGGATTTCGTCTGGAATGATCGCGGCGGAAAATGCGAACAGCATCACGCTTCGTCAAGCCGAAGGGGTGGAAACAACCATTCAACGAGTGGAGATCGAAGAGTTGCGATCGTCGGGGAAATCGTTGATGCCCGAAGGGATTGAGCAGACGATTGATGCTCAGGGAATGGCCGATCTGATTACCTATTTGTTATCGTTGGGGCAGGCACCTTAG
- a CDS encoding amidohydrolase family protein, whose product MMNSFDRRTFITLSTGGVAAGLGAVGSAGVSTAETEVSSRDLPLATDGDAIWDLHCHLSGVPGQTVEERAAQLLEYADRMQIQRLIFFMGWPWSQNPTPDDFRRQNDQVIRVLERWPERLFGFAYLNASHPDASLAEIERCIHEGPMVGIKLWVASKCSEEEIDPLIRRCGELNALIYQHTFFKVTGNLAGESTPLDLAQLAARHPEVPLICGHTGGDWTLGIRAIREFPNVSVGIGGSDPTAGFVEMAVRELGPERVVYGSDIGGRSFATQLAKVYGAEITPEERKLILGGNLRRMLKPILQKKGVTL is encoded by the coding sequence ATGATGAATTCTTTTGACCGACGAACCTTCATCACCCTTTCGACCGGCGGCGTCGCCGCGGGGTTGGGAGCGGTGGGCTCCGCGGGGGTGTCCACTGCGGAAACCGAGGTTTCGAGTCGCGATCTCCCGCTGGCGACCGATGGGGATGCGATCTGGGATTTACACTGTCATCTTTCCGGTGTTCCTGGGCAAACGGTTGAAGAACGAGCCGCGCAGTTGCTCGAGTACGCCGATCGGATGCAGATCCAGCGGTTGATTTTCTTTATGGGCTGGCCATGGTCACAAAATCCGACGCCGGATGATTTCCGCAGACAAAATGATCAAGTCATTCGAGTGCTCGAGCGTTGGCCGGAACGGCTATTCGGTTTTGCCTATTTGAATGCAAGTCATCCCGATGCGTCGCTAGCGGAAATCGAACGTTGCATCCACGAAGGACCAATGGTCGGCATCAAGTTGTGGGTGGCCAGCAAGTGCAGCGAGGAAGAGATCGATCCGTTGATTCGACGCTGTGGAGAATTGAATGCGTTGATCTACCAACACACGTTTTTCAAAGTGACCGGAAATCTGGCAGGCGAGTCCACGCCGCTCGATCTGGCTCAGCTCGCAGCACGCCATCCCGAGGTGCCGCTCATTTGTGGGCACACCGGTGGCGATTGGACGCTCGGGATTCGTGCGATTCGCGAGTTCCCCAATGTATCCGTAGGGATCGGAGGCAGCGATCCGACCGCAGGGTTTGTGGAAATGGCGGTGCGTGAACTGGGCCCCGAACGTGTCGTCTACGGAAGTGACATTGGGGGTCGTAGCTTTGCCACTCAATTGGCGAAAGTGTACGGTGCCGAGATTACGCCTGAGGAACGTAAGCTGATCTTGGGTGGCAACCTGCGGCGGATGTTGAAGCCCATTCTGCAGAAAAAGGGAGTCACGCTATGA
- a CDS encoding fructosamine kinase family protein, with the protein MKPPSPANVSAAFCQLIDPSIRISEVRSVGGGCISNALKITLASERLGNRRVFAKSNEAGFIENFQSEWDGLNALAAAESIVVPKPLAVGIAAEQAWLITEWMETRPASDRFFADFGRQLAELHRVTAGNPIGWRSDNFLGSAIQPNTATACWAEFVAENRIGFQLRWAIDQQRVDAKLRRDGEAIVAAMPELLSGRADETSLLHGDLWSGNYLCGATDDHHCGVPVIIDPAVYYGCREAEFGMLKLFGSCPSEFYDAYQSTWPLPDGWQYRINVYVLYHLLNHLNLFGSGYLGQCHRVASEILRTK; encoded by the coding sequence ATGAAACCACCGTCACCTGCGAATGTTTCGGCAGCTTTTTGCCAGCTAATCGACCCCAGCATTAGGATATCCGAAGTTCGCTCGGTTGGGGGCGGCTGCATCAGTAACGCCCTGAAGATCACACTGGCGTCGGAGCGGCTTGGCAATCGTAGGGTGTTCGCCAAGTCAAACGAGGCTGGGTTTATCGAGAATTTTCAATCCGAATGGGACGGTTTGAACGCTCTGGCTGCCGCTGAATCGATTGTGGTCCCTAAACCGCTCGCCGTGGGCATCGCCGCCGAGCAAGCGTGGTTGATCACCGAGTGGATGGAAACGCGGCCTGCATCGGACCGTTTTTTTGCCGACTTCGGTCGACAATTGGCGGAGCTGCACCGGGTGACCGCTGGCAACCCAATCGGTTGGAGAAGTGACAATTTTCTCGGTTCGGCGATCCAGCCCAACACCGCAACCGCTTGCTGGGCCGAATTTGTGGCCGAAAATCGTATCGGTTTCCAACTCCGCTGGGCCATCGACCAGCAGCGGGTTGATGCGAAGCTGCGCCGCGACGGCGAGGCGATTGTAGCTGCGATGCCCGAACTGTTGTCCGGTCGTGCGGACGAAACCTCGCTGTTGCATGGCGATTTATGGAGCGGCAACTATCTTTGCGGTGCCACGGACGACCACCATTGCGGGGTGCCTGTGATCATCGACCCGGCGGTCTATTATGGATGTCGCGAAGCGGAATTCGGGATGCTGAAGCTGTTTGGCTCCTGCCCGTCCGAGTTTTACGACGCCTACCAGTCCACTTGGCCGCTTCCCGATGGTTGGCAATATCGCATAAACGTCTATGTTCTTTATCATCTGCTAAACCATCTGAACTTGTTCGGAAGCGGTTACCTTGGCCAATGCCACCGAGTCGCAAGTGAAATCTTGCGAACGAAGTAG
- the thrS gene encoding threonine--tRNA ligase translates to MSNASSANVQIQLPDGTLHEHPASTTAMDIAKGISDGLARGVIAAEISGRVVDANRPLGELSEDDQPIALRLLTSRDAEALDVLRHSAAHVMARAVMRLYKGVSLAFGPTTSGGFYYDFDIPEKISEDDFPKIEAEIKKIIKEKEPFERFILDRDEARKLCDDLDQDLKVEHIDTGLSDQSTVSFYRQGEFVDLCRGPHIPDAGKIKAIKMMSVAGAYWKGDASGRQLQRLYGTAFFDKKELAAYLEQLEEAKRRDHRVLGKQHGLFAINPEVGQGLCLWLPKGARVRVTLEEFLRKELLTRGYDPVYSPHIGRVELYETSGHFPYYRDSQFSPLFGSEAGGLVDAWNQRLVDGTLDSDSEEKLMEAAKVLGAEFPDYKSSSSSEDKQKVLHRWQTVHERYLIKPMNCPHHCHMFKAMPRSYRQLPLRLFEFGTVYRHEQTGELNGMLRVRGLTQDDAHIFCTGDQVEQEFKATIELTKFVLNAVGLDDYRVQLSLRDPNSDKYVGSEDNWDHAEGALRGVLENSGLDFNEEPGEAAFYGPKADFMVRDCIGRSWQLGTVQLDYNLPERFKLEYTGSDNATHRPVMIHRAPFGSLERFTGMLIEHFAGAFPMWLSPEQVRVLPLSDKSLEYAVAVAKQFDEAGLKVTIDNNDGKVQAKIRNAQLDLVNYMAVVGPKEAEAGQVALRDRIDGDLGSMPIAEAIARLKDEIATRKVRQAVKSSLSAAAAVDSGATGHEY, encoded by the coding sequence ATGTCTAACGCATCCAGCGCGAACGTACAAATCCAGCTCCCCGACGGCACCCTTCACGAGCACCCCGCCAGCACCACGGCGATGGATATCGCCAAAGGGATCAGCGACGGATTGGCCCGCGGCGTGATCGCCGCCGAGATCAGCGGCCGAGTGGTCGACGCCAATCGTCCGCTGGGCGAATTGAGCGAAGATGATCAACCGATCGCCCTGCGTTTGTTGACCAGCCGCGATGCCGAAGCACTCGACGTCCTGCGTCACTCGGCCGCCCACGTGATGGCCCGCGCCGTGATGCGACTCTACAAAGGCGTCTCGCTCGCGTTCGGCCCCACCACCTCGGGTGGCTTCTACTACGATTTCGACATCCCTGAAAAAATTAGCGAAGACGATTTCCCCAAGATCGAAGCGGAAATCAAAAAGATCATCAAGGAAAAAGAACCGTTTGAACGCTTCATTCTCGATCGCGATGAAGCTCGCAAGCTGTGCGACGATTTGGACCAAGATCTCAAAGTCGAACACATCGACACCGGGTTATCCGATCAATCCACCGTCAGCTTCTATCGCCAAGGCGAATTCGTTGACCTTTGCCGCGGACCGCACATCCCCGACGCCGGCAAGATCAAGGCGATCAAAATGATGAGCGTCGCCGGGGCGTACTGGAAAGGCGATGCCTCGGGGCGGCAACTGCAACGACTCTACGGCACCGCGTTCTTTGACAAGAAAGAGCTGGCGGCCTATTTGGAACAACTCGAAGAAGCCAAACGCCGCGACCACCGCGTGCTCGGCAAACAACACGGTTTGTTTGCGATCAACCCCGAAGTTGGCCAGGGACTTTGTCTGTGGCTTCCCAAAGGCGCTCGCGTCCGCGTGACCTTGGAAGAATTTCTTCGCAAGGAACTGCTCACCCGCGGTTACGATCCGGTCTACAGCCCGCACATCGGGCGTGTTGAACTTTATGAAACCAGCGGCCACTTTCCGTATTACCGGGACAGCCAATTCTCGCCGTTGTTCGGCAGCGAAGCGGGCGGATTGGTCGACGCTTGGAATCAGCGGTTAGTCGATGGAACTCTCGATAGCGACAGCGAAGAAAAGCTGATGGAAGCCGCCAAGGTGCTCGGCGCCGAGTTCCCCGATTACAAGTCGTCGTCCTCGAGCGAAGACAAACAAAAAGTGCTGCATCGTTGGCAAACCGTCCACGAGCGGTACTTGATCAAACCGATGAATTGCCCGCATCACTGCCACATGTTTAAGGCGATGCCGCGTTCGTACCGGCAATTGCCACTGCGATTGTTCGAGTTCGGAACCGTGTATCGCCACGAGCAAACCGGCGAGCTGAACGGCATGCTCCGCGTTCGTGGTTTGACTCAAGACGACGCTCATATTTTCTGTACCGGCGATCAAGTCGAACAAGAATTCAAAGCGACCATCGAGCTGACCAAGTTTGTGCTCAATGCCGTGGGGCTCGACGATTATCGCGTGCAATTGTCATTGCGAGATCCCAACAGCGACAAATATGTCGGCAGCGAAGACAACTGGGATCATGCCGAAGGCGCCCTGCGCGGCGTGCTAGAGAACTCGGGTTTGGATTTCAATGAAGAACCGGGCGAGGCGGCATTTTACGGACCGAAGGCAGACTTCATGGTTCGCGATTGTATCGGCCGTTCATGGCAACTTGGTACCGTTCAGCTCGATTACAACTTGCCCGAGCGGTTCAAGCTCGAGTACACCGGCAGCGACAATGCGACCCATCGCCCCGTGATGATTCACCGTGCTCCGTTTGGATCGCTCGAGCGTTTCACCGGCATGTTGATTGAGCATTTTGCCGGTGCGTTCCCAATGTGGTTGTCGCCTGAACAAGTTCGTGTGTTGCCGCTAAGCGACAAGTCATTGGAATACGCCGTGGCGGTTGCGAAGCAGTTTGACGAAGCCGGATTGAAGGTGACGATCGACAACAACGACGGCAAGGTGCAAGCGAAGATCCGCAACGCGCAACTCGACTTGGTTAACTACATGGCTGTGGTCGGTCCGAAAGAAGCCGAGGCAGGCCAAGTGGCACTGCGCGACCGGATTGATGGCGACCTCGGATCGATGCCAATCGCCGAAGCGATTGCACGGCTCAAAGACGAGATCGCGACTCGCAAAGTGCGGCAAGCGGTCAAGAGCAGCCTCAGTGCCGCTGCCGCCGTCGACTCCGGTGCAACCGGCCACGAATATTGA
- a CDS encoding redoxin domain-containing protein yields MLPTLANDPAATGGTSLERIDLIDFRGRTWKLDDFQSDSLLVVAMLGTECPLAKLYAIRLGEIQQQYESQSVRVIGVMSNRQDSLEEIASFAKRQNIEFPLLKDAGNRFADQVAAERTPEVFVYDADRELRYRGRIDDQYGIGYIRDEPRRHDLRSALDELISGREVSLPQTDTVGCIIGRTKKVAEHSDVTYGGQVAEILRKRCAECHRDGEIAPFSLTDYDEVVGWSDMMAEVVREGRMPPWHASGDHLPFANDRMMSDEEKETLYAWVDAGSPKGDASDLPPLPEKVAGWQLPREPDLVVPVSPERIKIPATGEVRYQYYRVDPKLDKDVWIEAAELKPGNREVVHHILAFAAPKGTRGGLDAARGFLVGYVPGARLELAPKGHAKRIPAGSELIFQVHYTPIGTEQQDQSSLGICFADPESITHEIVTTSALQTRLNIPPGEANYKTSGTSPRFPAEATLLSMSPHMHVRGKSFRYELETATGKRTMLMDIPHYDFNWQTTYVLQDPLAVPTGSRIVCTATYDNSEGNLNNPDPTATVRWGDQTWDEMMIGYYHYAVPLSEQERGGVQKPEMTLRERAQALIRNAARLQKFEQLDSDGDGKLARSDTPKKLYGVFDDLDANGDGVLTRQEVESAP; encoded by the coding sequence ATGTTGCCAACGCTTGCGAATGATCCCGCAGCCACCGGCGGCACATCGCTCGAGCGAATCGATCTGATCGATTTCCGTGGACGAACTTGGAAGCTCGACGATTTCCAGTCCGATTCGCTGTTGGTCGTTGCCATGCTCGGCACCGAGTGCCCACTGGCCAAATTGTACGCGATTCGGCTGGGCGAAATTCAACAGCAATACGAGTCGCAATCCGTTCGCGTGATCGGCGTGATGAGCAATCGCCAAGATTCGCTCGAAGAGATTGCCTCGTTTGCCAAACGTCAAAACATCGAATTCCCGCTGTTGAAAGACGCCGGCAATCGGTTCGCTGATCAAGTCGCTGCGGAACGGACCCCCGAGGTGTTTGTCTACGATGCTGATCGCGAGCTTCGCTATCGTGGCCGAATTGATGACCAATATGGCATCGGTTACATCCGCGACGAACCCCGTCGTCACGATCTGCGGAGTGCACTGGATGAATTGATCTCGGGGCGAGAGGTTTCACTACCGCAAACCGATACGGTGGGTTGCATTATCGGGCGCACCAAAAAAGTCGCCGAGCACAGCGACGTGACCTACGGCGGCCAAGTCGCCGAGATTCTCCGAAAGCGTTGCGCCGAGTGTCACCGCGATGGTGAGATCGCTCCGTTCTCGTTGACCGATTACGACGAGGTCGTGGGCTGGTCCGACATGATGGCCGAGGTCGTTCGCGAAGGTCGGATGCCGCCGTGGCACGCCAGTGGTGATCATTTGCCATTTGCTAACGACCGCATGATGAGCGACGAAGAAAAAGAAACGCTCTACGCTTGGGTCGATGCGGGATCGCCCAAAGGGGACGCCAGCGATCTGCCGCCGTTGCCCGAAAAAGTAGCCGGATGGCAATTGCCGCGAGAACCCGACTTGGTGGTCCCCGTCAGTCCTGAGCGAATCAAAATTCCCGCGACCGGCGAGGTGCGTTACCAGTACTACCGTGTCGATCCGAAACTGGACAAAGATGTTTGGATCGAAGCGGCCGAGTTGAAACCGGGCAATCGCGAAGTCGTTCACCACATCTTGGCCTTCGCAGCCCCCAAGGGGACTCGCGGTGGCTTGGACGCGGCGCGTGGTTTTTTGGTCGGTTATGTTCCCGGCGCCCGATTGGAATTAGCACCCAAAGGTCACGCCAAACGGATTCCGGCGGGCAGTGAACTGATTTTCCAAGTTCACTACACGCCGATCGGTACGGAACAGCAGGATCAAAGTTCGCTGGGGATCTGTTTTGCCGATCCTGAATCGATCACGCACGAGATTGTCACGACCAGTGCATTGCAGACGCGTTTAAACATTCCGCCGGGAGAAGCGAACTACAAAACCTCAGGAACGAGCCCTCGCTTTCCCGCCGAGGCAACGCTGTTGAGCATGAGTCCGCACATGCATGTGCGAGGCAAGTCGTTTCGCTACGAGCTGGAAACGGCAACGGGCAAACGAACGATGCTGATGGATATTCCCCATTACGATTTCAACTGGCAAACCACGTACGTATTGCAGGATCCATTGGCCGTCCCGACGGGAAGCCGGATCGTCTGCACCGCGACGTATGACAACAGCGAAGGCAATTTGAATAATCCCGATCCGACCGCAACAGTTCGCTGGGGCGATCAAACGTGGGACGAGATGATGATCGGCTACTACCACTACGCCGTGCCGCTTAGCGAGCAAGAGCGAGGCGGAGTGCAGAAGCCCGAAATGACGCTGCGAGAAAGAGCTCAAGCTCTGATTCGCAACGCAGCTCGGCTACAAAAATTCGAGCAACTCGACAGCGACGGCGATGGCAAACTCGCCCGCAGCGACACCCCGAAGAAGCTGTACGGAGTGTTCGATGATCTGGATGCCAACGGCGACGGGGTCTTAACCAGACAAGAGGTCGAGTCGGCGCCGTAG
- a CDS encoding DUF4198 domain-containing protein — MTYSLRTLSLIGLLVAASTASAHDVWLNTNTAIVRTGENVYVDLRLGNHGNHHRDFKLAGRVTLDWVSLDHITPDGNKMDIKGKMFATASAEKEGYWTTPLAVSKPGVHCVAQSLDRVMNHGKSIRSIRTAKTYFLVSDSLDSATVDRDVHEKPVGLPLELVLQTCPFSETVAGSPITVQVLHQGKPLADVVVAFIPEGVELSGDLDPEYEFRSDSDGRVSFVPKTGNRHLIVAHYTAMDERSDDYEFTSYASTITIDVPNSHRIANPK; from the coding sequence ATGACTTACTCATTGCGAACTCTCTCGCTCATCGGTTTGCTCGTTGCCGCATCGACGGCGTCGGCGCACGACGTTTGGCTAAATACCAATACTGCCATCGTGCGGACCGGTGAAAACGTTTACGTCGATCTCCGCTTAGGCAATCACGGAAACCATCATCGTGATTTCAAACTGGCCGGTCGAGTTACCCTCGATTGGGTTTCGCTGGACCACATCACGCCCGATGGCAATAAAATGGACATCAAGGGTAAAATGTTTGCGACGGCATCGGCTGAGAAAGAAGGTTACTGGACCACCCCTCTGGCGGTTTCCAAACCTGGTGTTCACTGTGTTGCACAGTCGCTTGATCGTGTGATGAATCATGGCAAATCGATCCGCAGCATCCGCACCGCCAAGACTTATTTCCTCGTTTCCGATTCGCTCGATTCAGCGACGGTGGATCGTGATGTGCACGAAAAACCTGTCGGATTGCCACTCGAATTGGTGCTGCAAACTTGCCCGTTTAGCGAGACGGTTGCGGGCAGCCCCATCACCGTTCAAGTTTTGCATCAAGGAAAACCGCTTGCCGACGTCGTCGTTGCGTTTATCCCCGAGGGAGTGGAATTGTCAGGCGACCTTGATCCCGAGTACGAATTTCGCAGCGATAGTGATGGCAGGGTGTCGTTCGTTCCCAAGACAGGCAATCGTCACTTGATCGTGGCTCACTACACCGCGATGGACGAGCGCAGCGACGACTACGAATTCACGAGCTATGCATCGACGATTACGATCGATGTTCCCAATTCACACCGCATTGCCAACCCAAAGTAA
- a CDS encoding amidohydrolase family protein, with protein sequence MIIDVNVYLSRWPFRRLPHDNPTSLVRKLSQRGVRQAWAGSFDGLLHKDISSVNSRLVADCKEHGEGLLVPVGSVNPTLPDWQEDLRRCHEVHQMHAIRLHPNYHGYTLDSEQCSQLLKEAHDRELVVQLVLSMEDPRVQHPLLQVPVVDTKPLETLVKQYPDLRLVIMNNYGAIKESRAAQLAESGQVYFEISHFENVGALEKWVTTVPHERLLFGSYFPFFNLEAALLKFQESQVGGLATSAIQYSNAQSLTAAAKN encoded by the coding sequence ATGATCATTGATGTGAATGTCTATCTCTCGCGTTGGCCGTTCCGACGATTGCCACACGATAACCCAACTTCGCTAGTTCGAAAGTTATCGCAACGCGGTGTGCGCCAAGCCTGGGCAGGCAGTTTCGACGGTCTGTTGCACAAAGATATCTCCAGTGTGAACTCACGACTGGTCGCCGATTGCAAGGAACACGGCGAAGGCTTGTTGGTGCCGGTGGGGTCGGTCAATCCGACCCTTCCTGATTGGCAGGAGGATCTGAGGCGGTGCCATGAAGTCCACCAAATGCATGCGATACGTCTTCATCCCAACTACCATGGATACACGCTCGATTCGGAACAGTGTAGCCAATTGCTTAAGGAAGCGCATGACCGCGAGTTGGTTGTCCAATTGGTGTTGTCGATGGAGGATCCCCGCGTGCAACATCCTTTGCTGCAAGTGCCCGTCGTCGATACCAAGCCTTTGGAAACGCTAGTGAAGCAGTATCCCGATCTGCGACTCGTCATCATGAATAATTACGGCGCGATCAAGGAGAGCAGGGCGGCACAGCTCGCCGAGTCGGGGCAGGTCTATTTTGAAATATCGCATTTCGAAAACGTGGGGGCTTTAGAAAAATGGGTCACGACCGTTCCCCATGAACGGCTATTGTTTGGATCCTATTTTCCTTTTTTTAACCTCGAAGCGGCGCTGCTGAAGTTTCAGGAGTCCCAAGTGGGCGGTCTTGCGACGTCCGCCATCCAATACAGCAATGCGCAATCATTGACGGCAGCGGCTAAAAACTAA